From a region of the Actinomycetes bacterium genome:
- a CDS encoding alpha/beta hydrolase, translated as MTLVVREGVRLHYTDSGDGVPVLWHTGGGGDGRMWEIAGYPAALPAHRHLVLDHRGHGRSDCPTGLEAHRLDEYVDDVLAVLDHAGVDRAVFVGYSSGGVVGLAALAKAPDRWSGLVTLGCVPEPDEDPADSLDLAAHLRVVGIRALLDEVGEQEDVPAPTWLLANLAETPTEMFALLLEAWARDVGRLWVDLPRVDVPTLFVAGSEECPTDDLEAAVARTPGAKGESLPGFGHLQTFWQSDVTAPLIADFVTALDAGRLGAAD; from the coding sequence ATGACGCTCGTGGTACGGGAGGGCGTACGCCTCCACTACACCGACTCCGGGGACGGCGTGCCCGTGCTGTGGCACACCGGGGGCGGCGGTGACGGGCGGATGTGGGAGATCGCCGGCTACCCGGCCGCCCTGCCGGCTCATCGCCACCTCGTGCTGGACCACCGCGGTCACGGCCGTAGCGACTGCCCGACCGGGCTCGAGGCGCACCGGCTCGACGAGTACGTCGACGACGTGCTGGCCGTCCTCGACCACGCCGGCGTCGACCGGGCCGTGTTCGTGGGGTACTCCTCGGGCGGGGTCGTCGGCCTCGCCGCTCTGGCCAAGGCGCCCGATCGGTGGTCCGGCCTGGTCACCCTCGGCTGCGTCCCCGAGCCCGATGAGGACCCTGCCGACAGCCTCGACCTCGCAGCACACCTGCGGGTCGTCGGCATCCGCGCGCTCCTCGACGAGGTGGGGGAGCAGGAGGACGTACCCGCTCCCACGTGGTTGCTCGCCAACCTCGCCGAGACCCCGACCGAGATGTTCGCCCTCCTGCTCGAGGCGTGGGCGCGGGATGTCGGGCGGCTCTGGGTGGACCTGCCGCGCGTCGACGTACCGACGCTGTTCGTGGCCGGCAGCGAGGAGTGCCCGACCGACGATCTCGAGGCAGCGGTCGCCCGTACGCCGGGTGCGAAGGGCGAGTCGCTGCCCGGCTTCGGCCACCTTCAGACGTTCTGGCAAAGCGACGT